The DNA window attttgtttctgtaaaaacatttttaaaaatttatttatttatttaaaaaataaaaattaaattatttttaataatatactgtttaataaaaattatcaatctGAGAATTAAATTAGCACTTAGATACCATGGTTGGAATAATTCTGTATAGCTTCCACCATTCTCTCTGTAATATGTgcaatgattttataattaaaaattcaaacttAAAAATCTTGTAATCTCGACTCTTTCATCCATTGACAcctaaatattacatattacttttGCGACAATCTCtatatttcaatatcaaaCTTTTCAAAATCCACAAGACACTTTTATCTCCTAACTGTAAACTCTGtcataaatatactttatactaggttttaatttatttcctttCTTCTATCTTTTCCAATTctaagaaatagaaaaaagtaaaaaggaagttaaaccaaatttaaagttaagttattattgcaaacaagcttaaatataaattatatacaagtaGGAAACAATTCGTTCTCCTACACACCTTGTTTGCCAGCTTCTGTCCCTGTTCACGCTTGATAGCGCTAAGGCCCTGTTCAGCTAAGGCAGTAAGCGTTTCACGGTCATCCCGTAAGTCTATTTTTGTCCCTACGAGTATCATTGGTGCATCTGGGCAGTGATGTTTTATCTCAGGATACCATTTACTGGTGACATTTTCGAATGACGAGGGACTCGTTACTGAGAAACAAATGAGAAACACGTCTGTCTGAGGATAGGAAAGAGGACGCAGTCTGTCGTAGTCTTCCTGCCCTGCCGTGTCCCATAGCCCTAGACTTACTGGAATTCCATCAACAACCATTGGTGCAGAATAGTTGTCAAACCTAggcaaaatattatagatactTAGCATATATTTGgtgttacttttttcaatttgttttcaatttattcactatttatta is part of the Monomorium pharaonis isolate MP-MQ-018 chromosome 2, ASM1337386v2, whole genome shotgun sequence genome and encodes:
- the LOC105833813 gene encoding ras-related C3 botulinum toxin substrate 1, translating into MSSGRPIKCVVVGDGTVGKTCMLISYTTDSFPGEYVPTVFDNYSAPMVVDGIPVSLGLWDTAGQEDYDRLRPLSYPQTDVFLICFSVTSPSSFENVTSKWYPEIKHHCPDAPMILVGTKIDLRDDRETLTALAEQGLSAIKREQGQKLANKIRAVKYMECSALTQRGLKQVFDEAVRAVLRPEPQKRRQRRCIML